A genomic segment from uncultured Alistipes sp. encodes:
- a CDS encoding ankyrin repeat domain-containing protein encodes MTPLRELYDLYYYPNPAKEERRQQLLAEIPTDARDGENYGRTSLHIAAEFADCEAIASLLDRGAEVNDRDGEGHTPLFRLASRRSRGSALEEAIASAARLLLDRGANLPRSARGTTALIEAVQNRHHAMAAVLIDSGQRIDSANSYGDNALHILCRRAADTAREIAGKERFIASFGERWVSEKRQREAREELEELQAEQMRCYATAALLLHSGQIDPDEKNSAGRRAFDLAMEGGAQWVGALLSGEDPFDELTMETGGMNLFQALRKKDRKALEALLQAGADPDAECDDREMNDWTGKTPLVCALEWDETEIAAMLLRAGADPDRRTSKGTAPFAVWIDRGCRISDGMERFAPLMELFEQREWHPDAPQTGKDERALMLACRHDDYELAIWTLRRLLKRKVEVNARDAMGRTALMHLLGSHSAGPYQPEMLERLLEAGADPCAADNEGRTVLHYAAEGYTHAAARQAAEMLFDFGRPDVSAADNEGRTPMDIAMRSNNEPLVKFLLKHV; translated from the coding sequence ATGACACCGCTCCGGGAACTCTACGACCTTTATTACTATCCGAACCCTGCAAAGGAGGAGCGTCGGCAGCAACTCCTTGCCGAGATTCCGACCGACGCACGTGACGGGGAGAACTACGGCCGCACGTCGCTGCATATCGCGGCGGAATTTGCCGACTGCGAGGCCATCGCTTCGCTGCTCGACCGCGGGGCCGAGGTGAACGACCGCGACGGAGAGGGGCACACGCCGCTCTTCCGCTTGGCCTCGCGCCGCAGCAGGGGCTCCGCCCTGGAAGAAGCGATTGCCTCGGCGGCACGGCTGCTGCTGGATCGCGGCGCGAACCTTCCGCGTTCGGCTCGCGGCACAACGGCGCTGATCGAGGCCGTGCAAAACCGCCACCATGCGATGGCCGCCGTGCTGATCGACTCCGGGCAACGCATCGACTCCGCAAACAGCTACGGCGACAACGCCCTGCACATCCTCTGCCGCCGCGCCGCCGATACCGCAAGGGAGATCGCCGGCAAGGAGCGTTTTATCGCCAGTTTCGGCGAACGATGGGTCTCGGAGAAGCGGCAGCGGGAGGCCCGTGAGGAGTTGGAGGAGCTCCAGGCGGAACAGATGCGCTGCTATGCAACGGCGGCACTGCTGCTCCACAGCGGACAGATCGACCCCGACGAGAAGAACTCGGCCGGACGACGGGCGTTCGACCTTGCCATGGAGGGCGGCGCTCAATGGGTGGGCGCCCTGCTTTCGGGCGAGGATCCGTTTGACGAACTCACGATGGAGACCGGCGGGATGAACCTCTTCCAGGCGCTGCGCAAAAAGGACCGGAAAGCGCTGGAGGCCCTGCTGCAGGCGGGTGCCGATCCCGATGCGGAGTGCGATGACCGCGAGATGAACGACTGGACGGGCAAGACGCCGCTGGTCTGTGCTCTGGAGTGGGACGAGACCGAAATCGCGGCGATGCTGCTTCGGGCCGGTGCCGACCCCGACCGGCGGACCTCGAAGGGTACGGCTCCGTTTGCCGTCTGGATCGATCGGGGCTGCCGCATTTCGGACGGCATGGAACGATTTGCCCCGCTCATGGAGCTCTTCGAGCAACGGGAATGGCACCCCGATGCCCCACAGACGGGAAAGGATGAACGGGCCCTCATGCTGGCGTGCCGGCACGATGACTACGAACTGGCCATCTGGACCTTGCGGCGCCTGCTGAAACGGAAGGTCGAGGTGAATGCCCGCGATGCGATGGGTCGCACGGCCTTGATGCATCTGCTGGGCTCGCACAGCGCCGGGCCGTATCAGCCTGAGATGCTGGAACGGTTGCTGGAGGCCGGCGCCGACCCCTGTGCCGCGGACAACGAAGGGCGCACGGTGCTGCACTATGCGGCGGAGGGCTACACGCATGCGGCGGCACGGCAGGCGGCCGAAATGCTCTTCGACTTCGGACGGCCCGACGTCTCGGCGGCCGACAATGAAGGGCGTACGCCGATGGACATTGCCATGCGCAGCAACAACGAGCCGCTTGTAAAGTTTTTGCTGAAACACGTCTGA
- a CDS encoding DUF1266 domain-containing protein has protein sequence MERGLEFYVMLAAVAVGALTWLYRKGSRIWRTVRKLRRSFQEICLNPKSALDDEHCRQLAIGAMYASQQGAWQNSLETGIFDTLSEILGGWWGIDSTTEARGQLDYLCEKGFRYYWPTVFEALRLDDRERQDELLQQRMTSQEDYDKASSQLENLRETLGELLSCGVVASKEELNGCNVTGWDAGRIVFLARACCEMGYLTEGEAWAYIGRADALAHEACGSWRELAMSYILGRLLWGGKRAYSSVMKTTADVLLSDPKSPWVRYPW, from the coding sequence ATGGAACGGGGACTTGAATTCTATGTGATGCTGGCCGCCGTGGCGGTCGGTGCCCTGACGTGGCTCTACAGGAAAGGCAGCCGGATCTGGCGAACGGTGCGCAAGCTGCGCCGGTCGTTTCAGGAAATTTGCCTGAACCCGAAATCGGCACTCGATGATGAACACTGCCGCCAGCTGGCCATCGGGGCGATGTACGCCTCGCAGCAGGGGGCCTGGCAGAATTCGCTGGAGACGGGGATTTTCGACACGCTGTCCGAAATCCTGGGCGGCTGGTGGGGGATCGATTCCACCACGGAGGCCCGCGGGCAACTGGACTACCTCTGCGAAAAGGGATTCCGCTACTACTGGCCCACGGTGTTCGAAGCCCTTCGGCTCGACGACCGCGAGCGGCAGGACGAGCTTCTCCAGCAGCGGATGACCTCGCAGGAGGATTACGACAAGGCCTCGTCGCAACTCGAAAACCTGCGAGAGACCCTCGGCGAACTCCTCTCGTGCGGCGTGGTCGCCTCGAAAGAAGAACTCAACGGCTGCAACGTGACGGGTTGGGATGCCGGGCGCATTGTCTTCCTGGCACGGGCCTGCTGCGAAATGGGCTACCTCACCGAAGGGGAGGCCTGGGCGTACATCGGCCGGGCCGATGCGCTGGCACATGAGGCATGCGGGTCGTGGCGCGAACTGGCGATGAGCTATATTCTCGGGCGTTTGCTCTGGGGAGGCAAACGGGCCTACAGTTCGGTGATGAAGACGACGGCCGACGTACTGCTGAGCGACCCCAAGAGCCCGTGGGTGCGCTACCCGTGGTAA
- a CDS encoding ankyrin repeat domain-containing protein, protein MDNFQTFLNACRNGQKNIVKILLERGGIDLDRRDAEGNTALHYACREGYRDLVVLLLEKGADASSANNRGETPLHTAARKGNREILARLLDAGADPDAADREGCTPLMRLVENHRTDAALWLIDRGADTGATDRTGHSALDYATAHGLTEVVARLSQNGSGATDSHDAEGNTPLHQAVYNDQAEVVRTLLAVSKAQLDAPNDAGDTPLLVACGRGNLHIARMLLDAGADASRALPNGTTPLHGAAQAGNRFLVEALLGAGAAVDARNGVGETALLVAARAGNNEVVRQLVERHAEVNAADNLQHTALYYAGERGFTEIVELLLGAGAEG, encoded by the coding sequence ATGGATAACTTCCAAACCTTTCTGAACGCCTGCCGTAACGGGCAGAAAAACATCGTGAAGATCCTCCTCGAACGGGGAGGCATCGACCTCGACCGGCGCGATGCCGAGGGCAATACGGCGCTCCATTACGCCTGCCGCGAGGGATACCGGGATCTGGTCGTGCTGCTGCTGGAAAAGGGAGCCGACGCCTCGTCCGCAAACAACCGGGGCGAAACGCCCCTCCACACCGCTGCCCGAAAGGGGAACCGCGAGATCCTGGCCCGCCTTCTCGACGCCGGAGCCGATCCGGATGCCGCCGACCGGGAGGGTTGCACGCCGCTGATGCGGCTCGTGGAAAACCACCGTACGGATGCCGCGCTGTGGCTGATCGACCGCGGTGCCGACACCGGGGCCACGGACCGGACGGGACACAGCGCGCTGGACTACGCCACGGCACACGGGCTGACGGAGGTGGTGGCCCGGTTGAGCCAAAACGGATCCGGCGCGACGGACAGCCACGATGCCGAAGGCAATACGCCGCTGCATCAGGCGGTCTACAACGATCAGGCCGAGGTCGTGCGCACGCTGCTTGCGGTCTCGAAGGCGCAACTCGATGCGCCGAACGACGCGGGCGATACCCCGCTGCTGGTGGCGTGCGGACGCGGGAATCTGCACATTGCCCGGATGCTCCTCGACGCCGGAGCCGACGCCTCCCGTGCGCTGCCCAACGGAACAACGCCGCTGCATGGGGCGGCACAGGCGGGCAACCGCTTTCTTGTGGAGGCGCTGCTCGGGGCCGGCGCGGCGGTTGACGCCCGCAACGGAGTGGGCGAAACGGCCCTGCTCGTGGCGGCACGTGCCGGGAACAACGAGGTCGTGCGTCAGCTGGTGGAGCGCCATGCCGAAGTCAATGCGGCGGACAACCTCCAGCACACGGCACTCTACTACGCCGGCGAGCGCGGCTTCACGGAGATCGTCGAACTGCTGCTCGGGGCCGGCGCCGAAGGATAA
- a CDS encoding DUF1266 domain-containing protein — protein MANEKMKPQSPEEIARAAQEAALEQMRAMMGSIPGMPDMGDMQAQIMARMQAAVPDLAGIQAQQAAMGTLDGVDAAAVAEAARQNMAQATATMQAMQDGSLERELREANAAALDWLGEDDGWEIKRAEACRLTAEQCRLMAFAAPLLVYNDEAVDAVESEVLPETYRTQLQSWWDITDRDSTLGIVQWLLHEGHHADADAALALMRGGQPDAGDPEEKAEDVRSIAEFMIENGYCTAETLPRTVIAWDLVRIANLGRWALHAGYLSGEEMWQVMQVAADTAREHFSSWEEYGCSFAMGRGVWHGDEEDCQTAWEIVSALLEEETSPWRQIPWNA, from the coding sequence ATGGCAAACGAGAAGATGAAACCTCAAAGCCCGGAGGAGATTGCCCGGGCGGCACAGGAGGCGGCCCTGGAGCAGATGCGCGCAATGATGGGCTCGATTCCGGGAATGCCCGACATGGGCGACATGCAGGCACAGATCATGGCCCGGATGCAGGCCGCCGTGCCCGATCTGGCCGGGATCCAGGCGCAGCAGGCTGCGATGGGAACGCTCGACGGCGTGGATGCTGCCGCCGTGGCCGAAGCCGCCCGGCAGAACATGGCGCAGGCTACCGCAACGATGCAGGCGATGCAGGACGGGAGTCTCGAAAGGGAGTTGCGCGAGGCGAATGCCGCGGCGCTCGACTGGCTGGGCGAGGACGACGGCTGGGAGATCAAGCGCGCCGAGGCGTGCCGGCTGACTGCAGAGCAGTGCCGGCTGATGGCCTTTGCCGCGCCGCTGCTGGTCTACAACGACGAGGCGGTTGATGCCGTCGAAAGCGAAGTTCTTCCCGAGACTTACCGCACGCAACTGCAGAGTTGGTGGGACATCACGGACCGCGACTCGACGCTCGGAATCGTGCAGTGGCTGCTCCACGAAGGACACCATGCGGATGCCGACGCGGCGCTGGCGCTCATGCGCGGCGGCCAACCCGATGCGGGAGATCCCGAGGAGAAAGCCGAGGATGTGCGGTCGATCGCGGAGTTTATGATCGAAAACGGGTATTGTACGGCCGAAACGCTTCCGCGGACGGTCATCGCCTGGGATCTGGTGCGTATTGCCAACCTCGGGCGCTGGGCCCTTCACGCCGGTTATCTCTCCGGGGAGGAGATGTGGCAGGTGATGCAGGTGGCGGCCGATACCGCCCGCGAACACTTCTCGTCGTGGGAAGAGTACGGATGCAGCTTCGCTATGGGTCGCGGCGTCTGGCACGGCGACGAGGAGGATTGCCAAACAGCCTGGGAGATCGTCAGCGCGCTGCTCGAAGAGGAGACCTCGCCGTGGCGGCAGATCCCGTGGAACGCATAG